A DNA window from Niabella yanshanensis contains the following coding sequences:
- a CDS encoding CHAT domain-containing protein, whose amino-acid sequence MAFLIQFTPYCKTAPLILLAALTILLSGNTGVQHSPPAAFYTELKAKDSLLGYINYAFDALDESPALVNKADSIFSNIWRKPASYDEKLGYYHLLINMGYHLLQSRQVRASTSWYEKALLFYEKSKTDSRLAAEMEPEEYIGKPLGNNYTRIGDFSKAIAVQHQVIKSAIEKNRQEMLPGLYANLATTYFYMRDYPEVHNIINLGIGSLQNNPQGIAALLYNLKTEVYLETGRIDSAAYWNRKALSAPPSDNTAWRQAALTNNARILNKQHKYSEALVALQSAWDIAGASSVTDKAGLSNEIAVNLFKLNQPILSKAWFEQTLAFFKTDSLNLYPDYNVTTAMFGLALCYEVQQQTDSSSYWSTQAVLNDYYTQQLIDPWLYSKSNIYLNEQQTNDAIALHHYWFETTHNDDFLWKALWMTELSKGRKLMYEQQRASNWKADATLNNEDLSELRNDYLLLAQAISPREKEIIKERITRQEYQLSLKGNRFSQSLSAPSFANFQNQVNESRSTNHIISYHYTNKGLYIIKANRSGLSSFVDSSTGNLQDITDFTKKYFYSGPQAFGNNPGTYFKTAYAIFRKYLPGETGKDGDYIISPSGRLHELPFEALSTDEKGSAYFGVAHAVSYQFSLIQLTDPVKAQPAAIHVFSFENGHLGFPALPSTKKEANYLQGRFNCTYSSAATTTDSAFYGELAKRNIIHLASHAVAGDSSQQPFIVLQKKLYLGQLQYNIANSPLVVLSACETGKGASQHNEGIISLGRAFISGGVDGALSTRWEVDDAATGELTRLFYEELNAVSLPAKALQRARAAYLEKNTAIAAQNPWFWAALLYQGKNHPVLLQNKGWGVTKYWVVGAVMAAGAFIFFLLRKK is encoded by the coding sequence ATGGCGTTTTTAATTCAATTCACTCCATATTGTAAGACCGCCCCGTTGATTCTCTTAGCGGCGCTAACCATACTATTGTCGGGTAATACCGGTGTGCAGCATTCCCCGCCGGCCGCTTTTTACACTGAGCTGAAAGCAAAAGACTCTTTACTGGGTTATATCAATTACGCTTTTGATGCACTCGATGAAAGTCCGGCTTTGGTTAATAAAGCAGATTCCATATTCAGTAATATCTGGCGAAAACCGGCTTCCTACGATGAAAAGCTGGGATATTACCACCTGCTTATTAATATGGGTTATCATTTGCTGCAAAGCAGGCAGGTAAGAGCATCAACCAGCTGGTATGAAAAAGCACTGTTGTTTTATGAGAAAAGTAAAACGGATAGCCGGCTCGCTGCCGAAATGGAACCTGAAGAATACATTGGCAAGCCGCTGGGAAATAACTATACCAGAATAGGAGATTTTAGCAAGGCAATTGCGGTACAGCATCAGGTCATAAAATCAGCAATTGAAAAGAACAGGCAGGAGATGCTTCCCGGTTTATATGCCAATCTTGCGACTACCTATTTTTATATGAGAGATTATCCCGAAGTTCATAACATTATTAATCTTGGCATTGGTAGCCTGCAAAACAACCCACAAGGCATTGCAGCTTTGTTATACAATTTAAAAACGGAAGTATATCTCGAAACAGGTCGAATAGATAGTGCGGCCTATTGGAACCGGAAGGCCTTATCAGCACCACCATCTGATAATACCGCATGGCGCCAGGCCGCATTAACCAATAACGCCCGTATTCTAAATAAGCAGCATAAATATTCAGAAGCATTGGTGGCGTTACAATCAGCCTGGGATATTGCAGGAGCGTCCTCAGTAACAGATAAAGCAGGACTGTCTAACGAAATAGCAGTTAACCTTTTCAAATTGAACCAGCCCATTTTAAGCAAAGCCTGGTTTGAACAAACCCTGGCATTTTTTAAAACCGATTCGCTGAATCTATATCCCGACTATAATGTAACGACGGCTATGTTTGGCCTGGCATTGTGTTATGAGGTACAGCAGCAAACAGATAGCAGCTCGTATTGGAGCACACAAGCGGTTCTAAACGACTATTATACCCAGCAATTAATTGATCCGTGGCTATATAGTAAAAGCAACATATACTTGAACGAACAACAGACCAACGATGCGATTGCCCTGCACCATTACTGGTTCGAAACAACGCATAACGATGATTTCCTATGGAAAGCGTTATGGATGACGGAGCTATCCAAGGGTCGTAAGTTGATGTATGAACAACAACGTGCCAGCAACTGGAAGGCTGATGCTACTTTAAATAATGAAGATCTCAGCGAGCTGCGCAACGACTATCTGTTACTGGCACAAGCCATATCTCCCCGGGAAAAAGAAATAATAAAAGAACGAATTACAAGGCAGGAGTATCAGCTTAGCCTGAAAGGAAACCGCTTTTCACAATCATTGTCTGCGCCATCATTCGCTAATTTTCAAAACCAGGTAAATGAAAGCCGTAGTACTAACCATATAATCAGCTATCATTATACGAATAAAGGTTTGTACATCATTAAAGCAAACAGAAGCGGTCTTTCCAGCTTTGTTGATTCATCGACCGGGAATTTACAGGACATTACAGACTTTACTAAAAAGTATTTTTATTCCGGGCCCCAGGCTTTTGGTAATAACCCCGGAACTTATTTTAAAACAGCTTATGCGATTTTTAGAAAATACCTGCCTGGTGAAACAGGCAAAGATGGCGACTATATTATTTCTCCGTCGGGTCGTTTACACGAACTCCCCTTTGAGGCGCTTTCTACAGACGAGAAGGGGAGCGCATATTTCGGCGTAGCGCATGCGGTTAGTTACCAGTTCTCCCTGATACAACTTACAGATCCGGTTAAAGCGCAGCCGGCAGCTATTCATGTGTTTAGTTTTGAGAACGGGCACCTGGGCTTTCCGGCCCTGCCATCTACAAAAAAGGAGGCCAACTATTTGCAGGGTCGGTTTAACTGTACTTACAGCAGTGCTGCAACTACAACTGATAGCGCATTTTATGGAGAATTAGCAAAGCGTAACATTATCCACCTGGCTTCTCATGCGGTGGCGGGTGATAGCTCACAGCAGCCTTTCATCGTGCTTCAAAAAAAGCTTTACCTCGGGCAACTTCAATATAATATTGCTAACAGCCCATTGGTCGTGCTATCTGCCTGCGAAACCGGGAAGGGAGCCAGCCAGCACAATGAGGGCATTATCAGCCTGGGGCGAGCTTTTATTAGCGGTGGGGTAGACGGTGCTTTGTCTACCCGCTGGGAAGTGGATGATGCTGCTACCGGCGAATTAACCCGGCTTTTTTACGAGGAGCTCAACGCCGTTAGTCTACCTGCAAAAGCATTGCAAAGGGCCCGGGCAGCCTACCTCGAGAAAAACACGGCAATAGCTGCACAGAATCCCTGGTTTTGGGCGGCCTTATTATACCAGGGAAAAAATCATCCGGTGCTGCTTCAAAACAAAGGGTGGGGAGTCACTAAATATTGGGTTGTCGGAGCAGTGATGGCCGCCGGCGCATTCATCTTCTTTCTATTGAGGAAAAAATAA
- a CDS encoding MerR family transcriptional regulator has protein sequence MAKTTSQSQGSFSFFDDLDKANPAPEPKKHVLKPPAQIEAVDEELIQTEKAEETPVVAAPEADFVEDVVSADDNDDATGVEAEKDLEEGPADDFHETTVEEEEIVEEMPANGYAGEIMQEKRSSRGRKSVKEHSLAAEMIEMPGDEVLYAKQYYSMGEVTSMFKENHSLIRYWESEFDILRPKKNGKGDRFFRPVDVKNLYLIYDLLRRRKFTIEGARDYLKNNKKADEKFAAVQSLEKIKAFFLELKASL, from the coding sequence ATGGCGAAGACTACTTCACAATCTCAGGGTTCGTTTTCTTTTTTTGATGACTTAGATAAGGCCAATCCGGCTCCTGAGCCAAAAAAGCATGTGCTGAAACCTCCGGCGCAAATTGAAGCTGTTGACGAAGAGCTTATACAGACTGAAAAAGCGGAAGAGACACCTGTTGTGGCAGCGCCCGAAGCGGACTTTGTGGAGGATGTTGTATCGGCTGACGATAATGATGATGCAACAGGTGTAGAAGCTGAAAAGGATTTGGAAGAAGGGCCTGCTGATGATTTTCACGAAACCACTGTGGAAGAAGAGGAAATTGTGGAAGAAATGCCTGCGAATGGGTATGCCGGTGAAATTATGCAGGAGAAAAGAAGCTCCCGCGGACGAAAGTCTGTGAAGGAGCATAGCCTGGCGGCTGAAATGATCGAAATGCCGGGAGATGAGGTGCTCTACGCTAAACAGTACTATAGCATGGGAGAAGTGACCTCTATGTTTAAAGAAAATCATTCGTTAATCCGCTATTGGGAAAGTGAATTTGATATTCTCAGACCCAAAAAAAACGGTAAAGGAGATCGCTTCTTCAGGCCGGTAGATGTAAAGAATCTTTATTTGATCTATGATCTGCTGCGTAGAAGAAAATTTACTATTGAGGGTGCCCGTGATTACCTGAAAAACAATAAGAAGGCAGATGAAAAATTTGCAGCCGTGCAGTCGCTTGAAAAGATAAAGGCATTTTTCCTGGAGTTGAAGGCGTCCCTCTGA
- a CDS encoding thioredoxin family protein, translated as MKKLIILCSFLMVLNQTEAQTYETVKDRTGKKLLKGFVTDSLLKADPAEFKWFAENESVYNPAETVLNSFVAQKDSVSFMVFFGTWCPDSHYVVPRFYKILEQAGIDKKKVTLFGLDRTKKDAAHLATNFNIQHVPTIIILKAGKEIGRVVEYGVTGKFDEELAKVLTSN; from the coding sequence ATGAAGAAATTAATAATATTATGCTCTTTTCTTATGGTATTGAATCAAACTGAAGCTCAAACTTATGAAACAGTAAAAGATCGTACCGGTAAAAAACTGCTTAAGGGGTTTGTCACTGACAGTCTGCTGAAAGCTGATCCTGCCGAGTTTAAATGGTTTGCAGAAAATGAAAGTGTATACAACCCCGCCGAAACAGTGCTCAATAGTTTTGTAGCGCAAAAAGACAGTGTGAGTTTTATGGTTTTCTTTGGAACCTGGTGCCCCGATTCTCATTATGTCGTTCCCAGGTTTTATAAAATTCTGGAACAGGCAGGTATCGATAAAAAAAAGGTAACACTTTTTGGGCTGGACAGAACCAAGAAAGATGCTGCCCACCTTGCTACAAATTTTAATATACAACACGTACCTACTATCATTATTTTGAAAGCGGGCAAAGAGATAGGCCGCGTGGTAGAATATGGAGTTACCGGCAAATTTGATGAAGAGCTCGCCAAAGTGCTGACGTCTAATTAA
- a CDS encoding mechanosensitive ion channel family protein: protein MKDFLQQVYLDNTLQSYLVVAVIIFLGFLFKRFIAHYIASFFAFLIKSRYKSIDPSIFKSLIAKPLGLFIAVLITLVALDRLTFPSVLDFKVYKIGIKELLRMIGTTLLIVTFFRFLIKSMDFVVLLIKNRYMQNGDQGNHQLVFFFKDFIKVVIGLIGGLLVLKYTFNYDVKGLVTGLSIVGAAIALALKESLENLIASFIIFFDKPFQMGDAVKVNNFSGVVEKIGLRSTRIRTDAKTYITVPNKQMVDSVLDNLSNRTQRRADLRLEIGVDTLPAKVDELLDGIRKILARPEIQNFNLFLTDITTNALVIVGDYYTEPKNIAKYNQVKQEVNLAVLQLMETIGVDAAGKSTSITITKRAE from the coding sequence ATGAAGGATTTTTTACAACAGGTATACCTGGACAACACGCTGCAGAGCTACCTGGTAGTTGCTGTTATCATTTTTCTGGGATTCTTATTCAAGCGGTTTATAGCCCACTATATCGCTTCTTTCTTTGCGTTTCTTATCAAAAGCCGTTACAAAAGTATCGACCCCTCTATATTTAAAAGCCTTATCGCTAAACCATTAGGCTTATTTATTGCGGTGCTGATCACATTGGTGGCGCTTGACCGCCTTACATTTCCGTCGGTTCTTGACTTCAAGGTTTACAAGATCGGGATCAAGGAGCTGCTGCGTATGATTGGCACTACCCTGCTAATCGTCACCTTTTTCCGTTTTTTAATTAAGTCAATGGACTTTGTGGTATTGCTCATCAAAAACCGTTACATGCAAAACGGGGACCAGGGCAATCACCAGCTGGTATTCTTCTTTAAAGATTTTATCAAGGTGGTGATTGGACTTATTGGTGGATTGCTTGTTTTAAAATATACATTTAATTATGATGTAAAGGGCCTCGTTACGGGATTGAGCATTGTAGGAGCCGCCATAGCACTGGCGCTAAAGGAAAGCCTCGAAAACCTCATCGCTTCGTTCATAATATTTTTCGATAAGCCTTTTCAAATGGGAGATGCCGTAAAGGTTAACAACTTTAGTGGGGTTGTTGAAAAAATAGGATTGCGAAGTACCCGCATCCGCACCGATGCCAAAACCTATATTACTGTTCCCAATAAACAAATGGTTGACAGCGTGCTGGATAACCTGAGTAATCGTACCCAGCGTCGCGCAGATCTAAGATTAGAAATAGGCGTTGACACCCTTCCCGCAAAAGTGGATGAGCTGCTGGATGGCATCAGAAAAATTCTCGCCAGGCCGGAAATCCAGAACTTCAACCTGTTCCTGACGGATATAACGACCAACGCCCTGGTAATTGTGGGAGACTATTATACTGAGCCTAAAAATATTGCTAAATACAACCAGGTAAAGCAGGAGGTAAACCTGGCTGTGCTGCAGTTAATGGAGACCATAGGTGTAGATGCTGCAGGCAAATCGACCAGTATCACTATTACAAAACGGGCTGAATAA
- a CDS encoding LpxL/LpxP family acyltransferase translates to MAEWEGKSRGNKTGYGIFIAVLKKMGVLPAYILLLFVAAYYFLFSWKSSRSIWYYLRKRLGFPVLKSLLSLYQNYYWFGQALIDRIVMMAGIPNRFTFNFDGEQHLHEMVAAGKGGLLLSAHIGNWEIAGHLLRRLNTRINIVMFDGEHQQLKQYLENTTGKRNANIIVIKDNISHIYEIMEALNNNELVCMHSDRFLPGNKTLKADFLGKRAYFPQGPFALATKLNVPVTFVFAMKESFFHYHFFAAPPVVYRTQPGISSEKVLEAFVDAMTEKVKSYPAQWYNYYDFWK, encoded by the coding sequence ATGGCAGAATGGGAAGGGAAATCCAGGGGGAATAAAACCGGCTATGGGATTTTCATAGCGGTTTTGAAAAAAATGGGCGTACTTCCTGCTTATATTTTGCTGCTGTTTGTGGCGGCCTATTACTTCCTGTTTAGCTGGAAATCTTCCCGTTCTATCTGGTATTATCTTCGAAAACGTCTTGGTTTTCCCGTTCTTAAATCCTTGCTTAGTCTCTATCAAAACTACTACTGGTTTGGTCAGGCGCTGATCGACCGTATTGTAATGATGGCAGGCATTCCTAACCGCTTCACTTTTAATTTCGATGGAGAGCAGCATCTCCACGAAATGGTGGCGGCGGGCAAAGGCGGTTTACTTTTAAGCGCACATATTGGTAACTGGGAAATTGCAGGTCATTTGCTCAGGAGACTGAATACCCGGATCAATATTGTCATGTTTGACGGTGAGCATCAGCAGTTGAAACAATACCTGGAAAATACCACGGGTAAGCGCAATGCTAATATTATCGTTATTAAGGATAACATCTCTCATATTTATGAAATAATGGAAGCGCTTAATAACAATGAGCTGGTATGTATGCATTCTGATCGTTTTTTACCAGGCAACAAAACTCTAAAGGCTGATTTCCTGGGAAAGCGGGCTTATTTTCCACAAGGTCCTTTTGCCCTGGCTACCAAACTAAACGTTCCGGTCACCTTTGTATTTGCAATGAAGGAATCTTTTTTTCATTATCATTTTTTTGCTGCTCCGCCTGTTGTTTATCGAACCCAACCCGGTATTTCTTCAGAAAAGGTATTGGAAGCTTTTGTGGATGCGATGACGGAGAAAGTAAAGTCCTACCCTGCACAATGGTACAACTACTATGATTTCTGGAAATAG
- a CDS encoding 3-hydroxyacyl-ACP dehydratase, translating to MSISKSILPYIPQRAPFVMIDTLESCGETEASTTFEVKADNLFIENGRLREPALIENIAQTAAARMGYICQQEQQPVPVGFIGAVQNLKISNLPKIGDVLTTAITIKNQIFNATIIEGAISVKGEYIVSCEMKIFIS from the coding sequence GTGAGCATTTCAAAAAGCATATTACCCTATATCCCGCAAAGAGCGCCCTTTGTGATGATCGATACCCTGGAGTCTTGCGGAGAAACTGAAGCCTCTACAACATTTGAAGTAAAAGCTGATAATCTCTTCATAGAAAACGGGCGGCTGAGAGAACCGGCATTGATCGAAAACATAGCGCAGACAGCTGCGGCACGCATGGGTTATATCTGCCAGCAGGAGCAGCAACCAGTGCCCGTAGGTTTTATTGGTGCGGTACAAAACCTAAAAATAAGCAACCTCCCTAAAATTGGGGATGTACTCACCACCGCAATTACCATAAAGAACCAGATATTTAACGCCACAATTATAGAGGGGGCAATATCTGTTAAAGGTGAGTATATTGTTTCCTGTGAAATGAAAATATTTATATCCTGA
- a CDS encoding acyl-CoA thioesterase — protein MKTLSHTVEVLIRFNEADPLGIVWHGHYVRYFEDGREAFGERYGIGYMHFFKENVVVPIVHAECNYKKSLKFGDSVIVESTYHPCEAAKIIFSYKLYKKSDGSLVATGTTTQVFLDKDTQTLLLNNPPFFLEWKKQQLL, from the coding sequence ATGAAAACACTCAGTCATACCGTTGAGGTTTTAATTCGTTTTAACGAAGCCGACCCTTTGGGTATTGTGTGGCACGGCCACTATGTTCGCTATTTTGAAGATGGACGTGAAGCCTTTGGCGAGCGATACGGCATTGGATATATGCATTTTTTCAAAGAAAATGTAGTAGTACCGATCGTTCATGCAGAATGCAATTATAAGAAATCGCTCAAATTCGGCGATTCAGTAATTGTAGAGTCTACCTATCATCCCTGTGAGGCTGCAAAAATAATCTTCAGCTATAAATTATATAAGAAGTCGGATGGCAGCCTGGTGGCTACCGGAACCACAACGCAGGTTTTTTTAGACAAAGACACACAAACCCTATTATTAAATAACCCGCCATTTTTCCTCGAGTGGAAAAAACAACAATTGTTGTAG